From Anopheles coluzzii chromosome 3, AcolN3, whole genome shotgun sequence, the proteins below share one genomic window:
- the LOC120954858 gene encoding carbonic anhydrase 2 isoform X2, with the protein MSVTWGYTQMNGPQKWPEMFPQARGQRQSPVDIVTSKTQNSGDLQENPLRWTYVPENTRSLVNPGYCWRVDVNGKGSMLTGGPLQKEQFILEQFHCHWGCSDSRGSEHTVDGESFAGELHLVHWNQSKYKSFAEAAGHPDGLAVLGVFLKVGKPHPELDIIARLLPFITHKGDRVTLNKPLDPARLLPEGKAYWTYLGSLTTPPCSESVTWILFKEPIEVSHEQLELFREMRCYDAAEECPCDETLNKQFDYGKVINNFRPPLELGNRQLREVDSY; encoded by the exons GACCCCAGAAGTGGCCGGAAATGTTCCCGCAGGCACGGGGACAGCGTCAATCGCCGGTCGACATTGTTACTTCCAAAACGCAAAACTCGGGCGATCTGCAGGAGAATCCGCTCCGCTGGACGTACGTACCAGAGAACACGCGCAGCCTGGTCAATCCGGGCTACTGCTGGAGGGTGGATGTAAACGGCAAGGGTTCCATGCTGACCGGGGGACCGCTGCAAAAGGAACAGTTTATTCTCGAGCAGTTCCACTGCCACTGGGGATGTTCGGATTCGCGTGGCTCCGAGCATACGGTGGATGGTGAGTCGTTCGCCGGCGAGCTGCACCTTGTCCACTGGAACCAGAGCAAATACAAGAGCTTCGCTGAGGCTGCTGGCCATCCGGATGGTTTGGCGGTGCTGGGTGTGTTTTTGAAG GTTGGCAAGCCGCATCCGGAGCTGGATATTATCGCTCGTTTGCTTCCGTTCATCACACACAAGGGCGATCGC GTTACCCTAAACAAACCACTGGACCCGGCTCGTTTGCTACCGGAGGGTAAAGCCTACTGGACGTACCTGGGATCGCTAACGACTCCTCCGTGCTCGGAGTCCGTCACCTGGATTCTGTTCAAGGAACCGATCGAAGTGTCGCACGAGCAGCTGGAGCTTTTCCGCGAAATGCGTTGCTACGATGCTGCCGAAGAGTGTCCCTGCGACGAGACGCTCAACAAGCAGTTCGACTACGGCAAGGTCATTAACAACTTTCGTCCACCGCTGGAGCTTGGCAACCGCCAGCTGCGTGAAGTCGATAGCTACTAA